A region of Rhodamnia argentea isolate NSW1041297 chromosome 9, ASM2092103v1, whole genome shotgun sequence DNA encodes the following proteins:
- the LOC115732753 gene encoding RING-H2 finger protein ATL46-like, with amino-acid sequence MDATFARLGMRIDPRWMTLKFLKSLLFHAELMLVSSLAHLSLIKSRQRERAEEGQESHSQDQSYNTVLVMDGSTPALVPVHVLAARFKNKVPVLEFSELLAKRRALHGDGGEGRRGGDQCREKMCAVCLTGIEGRDQVRELLNCSHVFHRECLDRWVEENQVTCPLCRCLLFPAATPRRRIIAEACD; translated from the coding sequence ATGGATGCGACTTTCGCTCGCCTAGGCATGAGGATCGACCCCAGGTGGATGACCCTCAAGTTCCTGAAGAGCCTTCTGTTCCATGCCGAGCTCATGCTGGTTTCTTCTCTCGCCCATCTGAGTCTGATCAAATCTCGACAACGAGAACGAGCGGAGGAAGGCCAAGAATCCCACTCGCAAGACCAGTCCTACAACACCGTCCTCGTGATGGACGGCTCGACGCCGGCCCTCGTCCCCGTCCACGTCCTCGCGGCCCGGTTCAAGAACAAAGTGCCGGTCCTAGAGTTTAGCGAGCTTCTCGCCAAGAGGCGAGCACTGCACGGAGATGgtggagaaggaagaaggggagGTGATCAATGCCGGGAGAAGATGTGCGCGGTGTGCTTGACCGGGATCGAGGGGAGGGACCAGGTGCGAGAGCTGCTCAACTGCAGCCACGTCTTCCACAGGGAGTGCCTGGACCGGTGGGTCGAGGAGAACCAGGTGACCTGCCCTCTCTGCCGGTGCTTGCTCTTCCCTGCAGCAACCCCGAGGCGAAGAATAATCGCAGAAGCTTGCGactga